The Glycine soja cultivar W05 chromosome 6, ASM419377v2, whole genome shotgun sequence genome has a window encoding:
- the LOC114415058 gene encoding COP9 signalosome complex subunit 5a-like produces the protein MQGKEMEGLSSSSAIAQKTWELENNIIPMDTPGGAATSSTATTTTNADDSIFYYDEAGQNEFQRDKPWANDPHYFKRVKISALALLKMVVHARSGGTIEVMGLMQGKTDADAIIVMDAFALPVEGTETRVNAQADAYEYMVDYSQTNKQAGRLENVVGWYHSHPGYGCWLSGIDVSTQMLNQQFQEPFLAVVIDPTRTVSAGKVEIGAFRTYPEGYKPPDEPISEYQTIPLNKIEDFGVHCKQYYALDITYFKSSLDSHLLDLLWNKYWVNTLSSSPLLGNGDYVAGQISDLAEKLEQAENQLAHSRFGPLIAPTPRKKEEESPLAKITRDSAKITVEQVHGLMSQVIKDILFNSVHQANRTRTEPSGPEPMIES, from the exons ATGCAAGGCAAAGAAATGGAAGGGTTGTCGTCTTCATCGGCGATCGCGCAGAAAACATGGGAACTCGAGAACAACATCATCCCGATGGACACTCCGGGCGGCGCCGCTACCTCCTCCACCGCTACCACCACGACCAACGCCGACGACTCGATCTTCTACTACGACGAGGCGGGGCAGAACGAGTTCCAGCGCGACAAGCCCTGGGCCAACGACCCCCACTACTTCAAGCGCGTGAAGATCTCCGCACTCGCGCTCCTCAAGATGGTCGTCCACGCGCGCTCCGGCGGCACCATCGAGGTCATGGGCCTCATGCAGGGCAAGACCGACGCCGACGCCATCATCGTCATGGACGCCTTCGCCCTCCCAGTCGAAGGCACCGAGACTCGCGTCAATGCCCAGGCCGATGCCTACGAGTACATGGTCGATTATTCCCAGACCAACAAACAG gcTGGGCGGTTGGAGAATGTTGTGGGATGGTATCACTCTCATCCTGGTTACGGTTGCTGGCTGTCGGGGATCGATGTTTCGACGCAGATGCTGAATCAGCAGTTTCAAGAGCCGTTTCTAGCGGTTGTGATTGACCCGACGAGGACTGTTTCGGCGGGGAAGGTTGAGATTGGGGCTTTCAGGACTTATCCTGAAGGGTATAAGCCTCCGGATGAGCCTATTTCTGAGTACCAGACTATTCCTCTCAATAAGATTGAGGATTTTGGTGTTCACTGTAAACag TATTATGCCTTGGATATTACTTACTTTAAGTCCTCTCTTGATTCACACCTCTTGGACCTGCTGTGGAACAAGTACTGGGTGAATACACTGTCGTCTTCTCCTCTGTTGGGCAATGGAGATTATGTTGCTGGACAAATCTCTGATTTAG CTGAGAAGCTAGAACAGGCAGAGAATCAGTTGGCACACTCACGCTTTGGGCCACTAATAGCACCCACGCCTAGAAAGAAAGAG GAGGAATCTCCACTTGCTAAGATTACTCGTGACAGCGCAAAAATAACTGTGGAGCAAGTGCATGGTCTAATGTCGCAG GTCATCAAGGACATTCTGTTTAACTCCGTTCATCAAGCAAACAGAACTCGCACAGAACCATCTGGTCCCGAACCAATGATTGAAAGTTGA